A single region of the Flavobacteriales bacterium genome encodes:
- a CDS encoding T9SS type A sorting domain-containing protein: MKRVLLGVLVLCTLGLNTQAQCDPNPLYVDSLFGVWPDTATNFPPAVVNELYNTQLDLKVPSNASQVPGAGLPPLPIDSASVDDVMGLPAGLSYQCASQTDGYCTFLGGALGCAVLTGTPTEIGVFDLVIQVTAYLNLVGSVVEGPLDFEGYRVAVAEDGTTSIQTVESFKPKVSQNSPNPFQFRTEVNFTLMNAHEVEFIVMDLLGQEVYSETIEAVRGENTIEFEPEGLESGIYMYALRSPYGTVTRRMVYDRP; this comes from the coding sequence ATGAAGAGAGTTTTACTCGGAGTACTTGTTCTCTGTACACTGGGTCTGAATACACAGGCCCAATGTGACCCGAACCCACTCTACGTGGACTCGCTCTTCGGTGTATGGCCTGATACGGCCACCAATTTCCCACCTGCAGTAGTCAATGAGCTTTACAACACTCAATTGGACCTCAAAGTGCCATCCAATGCCAGTCAGGTACCAGGTGCGGGATTACCACCGCTGCCCATCGATTCTGCCTCTGTAGATGATGTGATGGGACTTCCTGCTGGCCTTAGCTATCAGTGTGCATCTCAGACCGATGGATACTGTACCTTCCTAGGAGGAGCACTCGGATGTGCGGTACTCACAGGTACACCTACTGAGATCGGGGTGTTCGATCTGGTCATTCAGGTCACGGCCTATCTCAATCTGGTAGGTTCGGTGGTCGAAGGCCCTCTGGACTTCGAAGGATATCGAGTGGCAGTGGCCGAAGATGGGACCACGAGTATCCAGACCGTTGAGTCCTTCAAACCCAAGGTCTCACAGAATTCTCCCAATCCTTTCCAATTCCGCACCGAGGTGAACTTCACTTTGATGAATGCCCATGAAGTGGAATTCATTGTCATGGATCTACTCGGTCAAGAAGTCTATTCTGAGACCATCGAGGCGGTGCGTGGTGAGAATACCATCGAATTCGAACCGGAAGGTCTGGAATCCGGTATCTATATGTACGCACTTCGCTCACCGTACGGTACGGTGACACGCAG
- a CDS encoding STAS domain-containing protein — protein MKFRIDSKEKYTLVKSELEKLDAQHAPDLKSELVYLNKNGVKNIIIDLTGTRYCDSSGLSAILVANRLCKGEDGTFILTGLEPAVAKLVSISQLDTVLNITPTLNEAQDLLFMEQVEKDLDED, from the coding sequence ATGAAGTTCAGAATAGATAGTAAGGAGAAGTACACACTGGTCAAGAGTGAGCTGGAGAAATTGGATGCACAACATGCTCCAGACCTTAAGTCCGAGTTGGTCTATCTGAATAAGAACGGGGTCAAGAATATCATCATCGACCTCACAGGGACACGCTATTGCGATTCATCTGGATTGAGTGCGATCCTGGTGGCCAATCGTCTATGCAAAGGAGAGGATGGGACTTTCATCCTCACCGGATTGGAACCGGCTGTTGCCAAGTTGGTCTCTATTTCCCAATTGGACACCGTACTGAATATCACTCCTACGTTGAATGAGGCCCAGGATCTACTGTTCATGGAACAGGTGGAGAAGGACCTCGATGAAGATTGA
- a CDS encoding aspartate carbamoyltransferase catalytic subunit encodes MKDISVKHLLGTEHLSKKDIELIFEWASHFKEIINRPIKKVPTLRDITIANIFFENSTRTKLSFELAEKRLSADVVNFSAGASSVKKGETLIDTVNNILAMKVDIIVMRHPEPGAALFLSKNVDSRVINAGDGTHEHPTQALLDSFSLLERFESLKGKRIAIVGDIKHSRVALSNIHCLKTLGAEVQVCGPSTLIPKYIDTLGVSVSHDLEETMRWADGLNMLRIQLERQEQSNLPSLRDYTLKYQLNRDLMDKVGKDLVVMHPGPINRGVEITSELADSDSSIILDQVENGVAIRMAVIFLLAQQLNRN; translated from the coding sequence ATGAAGGATATCAGCGTCAAGCATCTACTGGGGACCGAGCACCTGAGCAAGAAGGACATCGAACTGATCTTCGAATGGGCCTCTCATTTCAAAGAGATCATCAACCGCCCCATCAAGAAGGTACCTACCCTGCGGGATATCACGATTGCCAACATCTTCTTTGAGAACAGCACCCGGACCAAACTCTCCTTCGAGTTGGCCGAGAAGCGACTTTCGGCCGATGTGGTCAATTTCTCCGCAGGTGCATCTTCTGTTAAAAAAGGAGAGACCCTCATCGATACGGTCAACAATATCCTGGCGATGAAGGTGGATATCATCGTCATGCGCCATCCCGAGCCCGGAGCTGCCCTCTTCCTATCCAAGAATGTAGATAGCCGGGTGATCAATGCCGGGGATGGAACCCATGAGCACCCCACACAGGCCCTCTTGGACTCCTTCTCTTTGCTCGAGCGATTTGAGAGCCTCAAGGGAAAACGCATCGCCATCGTAGGGGATATCAAGCACAGCCGGGTGGCCCTGAGCAATATCCATTGCCTCAAAACACTTGGAGCAGAAGTGCAGGTGTGTGGTCCTAGTACGCTTATTCCCAAATACATAGATACATTAGGAGTATCGGTATCCCATGACTTGGAAGAGACCATGCGCTGGGCAGATGGGCTGAATATGCTCCGTATACAACTCGAGAGGCAGGAGCAATCCAATCTACCTTCATTGAGAGACTATACACTCAAGTATCAACTCAACCGCGACTTGATGGACAAGGTAGGGAAGGACCTGGTGGTCATGCACCCGGGTCCGATCAATCGCGGGGTGGAGATCACCTCAGAGCTTGCCGACTCCGATTCTTCGATCATTCTGGATCAAGTGGAGAACGGAGTGGCCATACGCATGGCGGTCATTTTCCTGCTTGCGCAGCAATTGAACCGCAATTAG